CACCTCAGCGATGATGACCTCGCCTTCCTCAAAGGTCTTCGGAGACGGATCAAGAATAGAGTATGTAATAtatcaaaagtttttaatcgAAAAGATAAAAGTTTGCATGCAAggacagaggaggggatgtTCTCGTATAAATGTCCCTTCCCCTGTTAAGTCCACTTTTCTTAAATTgatgtttcaaattttaaatgaatatagaATCACtgtgaaaaatgtataaaaaaactatctaaAACTAACgtttataaatactagctgccgtccgcgactccgtgcgcACGAatgtaaaatcttaaatagcagctgttttcttccagattatgttttacatgtatgtcaaatttcagcgagatctatGCAGCCATACCATCTAAggattcgcatttattagtgataaatagttttttttcgtGACAgtgtagtcactgtttgccttaaagaggcatttacagcttcaccgggcttgaagtggccgggcgcagatggcgcttagcctaaacctcgtttaagagtaaatGATAAATAGTGTTTCACCAAAAATATGTTGCAAAAGTTGTCTTTGGTATGTTTGGATTGGAACCCGGGTATGAGATGTATACATGCTCGTAGCAAACGTCGAGCcgctataaaatttgtatttaataatacattataacAGACCAAGTTGTATTGAACTATACACAAGTATCGTGGGAGTCAAGTCGCGGTGTCACGTAGCTTTCGGTTAACCGCACCGCCTGTCATACGATACGGGAGAGAGTGCCACTGCGGGACAGAATGCAAGAGGTGGGGGTTATGGAATTTTCTggacatattttatatctccGAGATAATTGACCCATTATTATGTTACGATTTAAAGGCATTCAAGAAAAGAGCATGGCCGGCAACGAATctgttcctctggtattgcggatgtccatgggcgtcggatcaattATTGTTAGGCGATCCGTTGCTCTTTTGTCCCCCCttatactatataaaatatatctgttTTACTCCGTATTTTTACGATTTGAGAACTTTTATGGAATGGTTCATGCATGTTTTATAACTTGGCtcgattagttttttttatgttaaactagcctttacccgcgactccgtccgcgcgtaataaaaaatagaaaacggggtaaaaattatcctatgtccgtttcctggttctaagctacctccccatcaattttcagtcaaatcgattcagccgttcttgagttataaatagtgtaactaacacgactttcttttatatagatatagatggtGGTAAACACGTAAGAGgacacctgaattcgccaaagGCGAAACTACATCAGGATGAGGAGACGCATCGAAagacattattttatctttctatgtatcccctcctctgtcagATCCACATTGTCTTGACATTAtttccttattagaaaaggttGGGAAGAAAAAGGGGAGTAAAATAAGTTCTACGAAACTAACACTCGTCAGATTGTACGGGGAATGACTTTGCACTTGAAGCTTGTCTTCTTTGTGGTCGAGCCAGATGTTGCTCACATCTACCACTGGTATACAAGATTATCAAAATCTCTTTCAGTTAGCATCACAGAACAGTCGTCGACGCAGTATAGAACACTTGCGTAGATTGGCCAGAGAATTAAGAGCGGTTAAAGCTTGTAGAGAGGACGTATTATCTGAACGAAGAAGTTTGCTAGCTCAGAGAGATGTTGTACGAACACATTGTTTGAGGTTAAGAAGACATCTTGTACAGGTATTACATATTTAgggtcttatttatttataatctaaccaaaaatataaaaaacttgggTTCAGGCGcttcaatagtttttttttattacatcgcTTTCTAATGTAATCAAATtagttcaatattttatattactgatctattgaagaaattatatgtcttgtttatatttatttttcatttcgttCGCAGTAGACAATGTTAAGTGTGTTGGGGCGTTGCAAGACCTTGAGCCactaatatatttgaaaaaaactatACCAAGAGTTCAATGCTCGCCAAATTCTATCTATATTCTATCTTCTGCGGACTCTAGCTCTAGCACCTTATAATTCTATCtaactaattattttcagGTATTAAAAGAAAGATCAGATACAACATCAGTACCTCAAGAAGAATTAGAAGAATGGAAGAAAGAAGAATCTCAAATTATCAAACCGTCCAATACTAGGAACAACGAGATcaaatgtaactttaaaaatagaatagaaaaCTTCGAAGAAGATATAGAGAAGAATATATTGAatgaagataaaatatatacaaaaagtGATATACTGGAAAAAGAATTCAATGATATCAAAATATTCGAATGTCGTATTGATAAATTGGTACAGCAAAGTGTGaatcatatatttaaagaagAGAAGAAGAAGATTTGTGCCAagactatatttataacgGATAATATTCTCGAAGAGAAGAATGATGGCGTTTTGAATTTATCTGTTAAAGAAGGTAGAAGAAAGAGTCACGGAAGGAAACAGTCGGCTCCGAGAAGAATTGCTTACGTTTATGATGGAAATGGtgagttataattatttttagacgAAAAAACACTGTACTGTACTGACTATGCTGTACTGTACTGACTGTACTGTACTGGACTGGACTGTACTGTGCTGTACTGACTGTACTGTACTGATTGTACTGGACTGTACtatactgtactgtactgaCTGTACTGTGTTGTACTGattgtactgtactgtactgtactgtactgtactgtgCTGTGCTGTACTGTATAGTGCTGTGCTGTGCTGTattgtactgtactgtactgtataGTGCTGTGCTGtgctgtactgtactgtactttactgtactgtactgtactgtactgtaccACTATGACAGTCTTTGAAAGAATACTAATGGAGTGATACCTCATTTGTTGAAATCGGTTCattgttgaatttaatattgactgacaatgttacaattataaatgggaatgtttagatggatggatggatgtttgttttaagttatctCCGgtacgactcaacggatcttgattaaattaggcacagataagagattagtttttttttattttgggaGAACGGAGTCGCTTGTGAtagctagtttgtaataagTCTATTTACAGAGTTATAAAGATGAAATTCGTTTAGAtaggtttgttataatttctcatatCTATTGAATTCAACTAtatgcatatatttttttattataccatGATCAAAGTTTAAATGATGTAACcatttaccgttggtttctgagattagAATTCTcattcctgtcattatctatgacaaaataacaatatgttttaaattgagtttatagtctcagaaatccactatttgtaagttaaattttgCAAACTGttagtaaaacataatatttaatataaacaactgTCAGAGATttcgtacgcgcggaattaaaaaaaaactctagtaataaatatagtctactagcttttacccgcgactccgtcaaaTGAGTCCGTCCgaaaaatgtacacaagataaaaaagttcctatgtccgtctcctagttctaagctacctccccatcaattttcagctaaatcagttctactgatcttgagttataaatagtgtaattaacacaactttcttttatatatatagatgtcactctaggatagtgtagcttcacaacagtgaaagaatttttcaaataggtttagtagtttttgagtaaAATGcgaacaaacaaatcttttctatttataatattagtatagaaaatatattaacaatttaacagaAGCAAAAATATCagaataacgccatctatttgaatatttattaaaatagattctATAATGTTGCCAGtatatactttaattatttaatctgtgtAATATTAATTCCAGATGGTGTACTTGatttaaagataaagaaaGAGCCACAGTGATAGAAAAGACACACAATATAGTATATAAGatgttatttacaaacatatgtaaagaccaaaaaatattattatatatttgtaaatgttgATACTATTTTATCTACGGAacttttacagtaaaaaaactcataaattttgttatttttttacagtaatgtagtttaaataaactacccacattttgcaataatttcactttttcatacaattttgtCAGTTAACAGAATAATTACTATAATGGCCGCCATATTTGAAATTAGGTCTATTTCTGTTTATAGACAAACAAGGATATTAAACTGGTGATAGATGCGATGTTTTCTCTGTTGTTTCTGtcactatatatatatatatatatatatataaatatatatatatatatatatatatatatatatatatatatatatatatataaaaaattaacttatgtCATagttaatgttacaaaaacagTACAAACATCATCttgttatatatttgatattgacaggggggcgctagtgaactggtttaatttatcttattcttTGTCCACCGGATTGGTCTGTGTATAAACTTGTGGCACTCGCTCTGTGATCTgtacctccgtgaagttggccccctcactttaatttttttaacttttttttacgcaaatcgtttgagaatcgtttgagagggtttgagagaaaagaaatatcgtttgagagttcctactttctccgtaaaaacaatttcaaattctagtgtgaagttggcccccacactttacttttttttctttttttcaatgcgaatcgttagagagtcgattgagagacattaagagaaaagaaatatcgtttgagagtttttactttttctgtaataaatattttaattctgggcatcgaaagttacaaatcgattttcctttttttccgaattaaatatggcaatcatgcacttggacgtttcaaatttattttgtaggtagagaatggtaagagagtgattgagagaaaagagaaatcgtttgagagttaatacttttcctgaaatatatatttcaatgtcggaatcgaaagttactaatcgattttccttttttttcgaaataattatggcaatcgtgcacttggacgtttcaaatttattttgtgggtagagaatggtaagagagtgattgagagaaaagagaaatcgtttgagagttaatacttttcctgaaatatatatttcaatgtcggaatcgaaagttactaatcgattttcctttttttccgaaataattatggcaatcatgcacttggacgtttcaaattaattgtgtaggtagagaatggtaagagagtgattgagagaaaagagaaatcgtttgagagttaatgcttttcctgaaataaatatttcaatttctgaatcgaaagttacaaatcgatttttcttttattacgaattaaatatggcaatcatgcacttggacgtttcaaatttattgtgtaggtagagaatgcttagagagtgattgagagaaaagagaaatcgtttgagagttaatactttttctgaaatatatatttcaatgtcggaatcgaaagttacaaatcgattttccttttcctacgaattaaatatggcaatcatgcactaagacgtttcaaatttattgtgtaggtagagaatgcttagagagtgattgagagaaaagataaatcgtttgagagttaatactttttctgaaatatatatttcaatgtcggaatcgaaaatTACTAAtctattttccttttattacgaattaaatatggcaatcatgcacttggacgtttcaaatttattgtgtaggtagagaatgctt
This genomic stretch from Papilio machaon chromosome 29, ilPapMach1.1, whole genome shotgun sequence harbors:
- the LOC106716956 gene encoding uncharacterized protein LOC106716956, with translation MDEFGKHSASYQLDQEILDARGINMKVEEVAGLSTCKYSARVQALHLSDDDLAFLKGLRRRIKNRLASQNSRRRSIEHLRRLARELRAVKACREDVLSERRSLLAQRDVVRTHCLRLRRHLVQVLKERSDTTSVPQEELEEWKKEESQIIKPSNTRNNEIKCNFKNRIENFEEDIEKNILNEDKIYTKSDILEKEFNDIKIFECRIDKLVQQSVNHIFKEEKKKICAKTIFITDNILEEKNDGVLNLSVKEGRRKSHGRKQSAPRRIAYVYDGNDGVLDLKIKKEPQ